A region of Corynebacterium glucuronolyticum DSM 44120 DNA encodes the following proteins:
- a CDS encoding ThiF family adenylyltransferase, producing MCSISATGKILEASDKIFLGIGSRQVIVPNDRKDLYLAILKEMAERRGVRVPEHSFSEIPELKGAYEDLLQSGVISDVDTTNFNSQDVTYKTKLYIESLPLDSKKVEEAAQSTTVLILGCGGIGNQVAYSLASSPVSNIVLVDGDIVEESNLNRQFLFSRKDLGFSKASVLKERLNELRPELNITCISEYVSRESIEQILEQIGGSAVAIISADSRGILKSICPSLMKAGVPFLNVGYLNDISIIGPFWTSKNDACPFCGNRLGIEAGTAHDSLSAFFDAYEAPSCMVNNSFAGAMAVSDLFNFWSGDLNRVVSLNKRIGLVNPTFNRVEISLNRDPMCAVCGFLER from the coding sequence ATGTGTTCTATTTCCGCTACGGGAAAAATTCTTGAAGCTTCAGATAAAATTTTTCTCGGAATCGGCAGCAGGCAGGTGATCGTACCAAACGATCGGAAAGATCTTTATTTAGCGATTCTGAAAGAAATGGCAGAACGCAGGGGTGTTCGAGTGCCGGAACATTCTTTCAGTGAAATACCTGAATTAAAGGGAGCGTATGAAGACCTGCTGCAATCAGGCGTAATTTCGGACGTGGACACGACGAATTTCAATTCACAAGACGTCACATATAAGACAAAATTGTATATCGAGTCTTTACCTTTGGATTCGAAAAAGGTGGAAGAAGCTGCACAGAGTACAACAGTGTTAATCCTTGGGTGCGGTGGTATTGGGAATCAGGTTGCGTATAGTCTCGCATCGTCACCGGTGAGCAACATAGTTCTCGTCGATGGTGACATAGTGGAGGAAAGCAATTTAAACCGGCAGTTCCTCTTTTCCAGGAAAGACCTCGGTTTTTCCAAAGCTAGTGTCCTCAAAGAGCGCCTGAACGAGCTACGCCCTGAGCTCAATATAACGTGCATCAGCGAATATGTAAGTCGCGAAAGTATTGAGCAAATTCTGGAACAAATCGGCGGGTCCGCTGTTGCAATTATTTCCGCTGATAGTCGGGGCATCTTAAAATCAATCTGTCCAAGTCTCATGAAGGCCGGTGTTCCATTCTTAAATGTGGGGTATCTCAACGATATCTCGATCATCGGACCATTTTGGACGTCGAAGAACGATGCCTGCCCGTTCTGTGGGAATCGATTAGGCATAGAGGCTGGCACTGCGCATGACAGTCTTAGTGCGTTCTTTGATGCCTACGAAGCGCCGTCGTGTATGGTAAATAATTCTTTTGCAGGGGCTATGGCGGTTTCCGATTTGTTTAATTTCTGGAGTGGCGATTTGAACCGCGTTGTTTCTCTAAATAAGCGAATTGGTTTGGTCAATCCGACTTTTAATCGCGTGGAAATCTCTTTGAATCGGGATCCTATGTGCGCAGTGTGTGGCTTTTTGGAGAGATAA
- a CDS encoding glycosyltransferase family 4 protein, which translates to MSEARKNELLSRAVIHVLPSVKEGWGLAVIEAALHSVPTVGYRTSGGLTDSVRHGRTGVLVEDKAHLFSALDELRANQEKRAELGRNAREFASQFSWEATGEEWEELLKSL; encoded by the coding sequence GTGTCGGAAGCGCGTAAGAATGAGCTGCTTTCCCGCGCTGTCATCCACGTCCTCCCCTCCGTCAAGGAGGGGTGGGGCCTCGCGGTCATCGAAGCCGCCCTTCACTCCGTCCCAACAGTTGGCTACCGCACGTCGGGTGGGCTGACCGATTCGGTTCGTCACGGTCGTACCGGTGTGCTTGTCGAGGATAAAGCCCACCTGTTTAGCGCCCTCGATGAGCTTCGCGCGAACCAAGAAAAGCGCGCGGAGCTGGGGCGCAATGCACGAGAATTCGCCTCGCAGTTCTCCTGGGAAGCAACAGGTGAGGAGTGGGAAGAGTTACTGAAATCTTTGTAA
- a CDS encoding glycosyltransferase family 4 protein: MKILLLCWRDTDHPQGGGSERYLEHVGAYLAARGHSVTYFSARAKGMPAHSTKKGVKHIRHGGKMTVYIAGLLHAATHHYDAVVDTQNGIPFFARLTHPRSTVLLTHHCHREQWPVAGPLLGRLGWFLESRVAPRVYRGAPYVTVSESSKRELVRLGVREKDIRVIHNGGPALAPRSNRHSDRLVTLSRLVPHKRIEHVLDYLAARPDARLDVIGSGWWDPKLRSYARELGVESQVIFHGQVTEDRKGELLDRAGIHVMPSVKEGWGLAVIEAGLHGVPTVGYTRAGGLTDSIRNGSTGLLVDDKSHFFSAIDTLRANPDLRAELGANARSFAAQFSWDATGKKWEGLLLERGGINS; the protein is encoded by the coding sequence ATGAAGATCCTCCTGCTGTGCTGGCGCGACACCGACCACCCCCAAGGTGGCGGCTCCGAGCGCTACCTTGAGCACGTCGGCGCCTACCTGGCCGCGCGCGGGCATTCGGTGACGTACTTCTCCGCCCGCGCGAAGGGGATGCCCGCCCACTCCACCAAAAAGGGCGTGAAGCACATTCGTCACGGCGGGAAGATGACGGTCTACATCGCGGGTCTCCTCCACGCGGCGACGCACCACTACGATGCGGTGGTGGACACCCAAAACGGCATTCCGTTCTTCGCGCGTCTTACGCACCCGCGCTCGACGGTCCTCCTCACGCACCACTGTCACAGGGAACAGTGGCCAGTCGCGGGCCCGCTGCTCGGCAGGCTCGGGTGGTTCCTGGAATCCCGCGTGGCACCGCGCGTGTACCGGGGCGCGCCGTACGTGACGGTATCGGAATCCTCCAAGCGAGAGCTCGTGCGGCTGGGGGTACGGGAGAAGGACATCCGCGTCATCCACAACGGTGGGCCCGCACTAGCCCCTCGATCGAACAGGCATTCGGATCGTTTGGTCACCCTCTCCCGCCTCGTCCCGCACAAGCGCATCGAGCACGTTCTTGATTATCTTGCCGCGCGCCCCGACGCCCGCCTCGACGTCATCGGTTCCGGCTGGTGGGACCCAAAGCTCCGTTCCTACGCCCGTGAGCTGGGGGTGGAAAGCCAGGTCATCTTCCATGGCCAGGTCACAGAGGACCGCAAAGGGGAGCTTTTAGACCGGGCCGGCATCCACGTCATGCCGAGCGTCAAAGAGGGCTGGGGGCTCGCCGTCATCGAGGCAGGCCTGCACGGCGTCCCCACCGTCGGTTACACACGGGCCGGAGGGCTCACCGATTCTATTCGCAACGGTTCCACCGGTTTGCTTGTCGACGATAAATCGCACTTCTTTTCCGCCATCGACACCCTGCGCGCCAACCCCGACCTGCGGGCGGAACTCGGCGCTAACGCGCGGTCTTTTGCGGCCCAGTTTTCCTGGGATGCCACCGGTAAGAAGTGGGAAGGGTTGCTACTTGAACGTGGTGGGATCAATTCCTAA
- a CDS encoding ATP-binding protein: protein MSSLSGEVPRHTRSLAREILSDTPLLVVQGARQVGKSTLLRQVLSPDDSVFVTLDDPTTRRFAEEDPVQFLRQAPGKTLAIDEAQRVPDLALALKLVIDEQRIPGAYAITGSADLLRLKGTGDSLAGRASSLTVRPLSQGEISQRSDPEDFISWVANGCAGNLDSSASPSDIRERVTAGGYPEPLKRSTFRARSRWFRDYVDQLLRHDVPQLAGESSQMLHSFEPLIRLLASQGESELVVARLAERLGIVGSTLRMYLDTLDTMFLTETLPSWGRGYSGRVVRRPKLSLVDTGLGSSLTGFTPEASHQADGFEFFGAQLEAFVSSELKKQQTWSETIYRLYHYRQRNDEVDIVVELQDGSVILIEVKSTSQVRRDSWTSLRRISEKLGTRVRASVVLYTGKKGYCIDESRSLYVLPVGLLWEHASIPTPFPSQ, encoded by the coding sequence ATGTCATCACTTTCCGGAGAAGTCCCACGGCATACTCGCAGTCTCGCGCGTGAAATCCTTTCGGACACGCCACTCCTTGTTGTGCAAGGAGCTCGCCAGGTAGGCAAATCAACGCTTCTTCGTCAGGTACTTAGCCCAGATGATTCCGTTTTTGTGACGTTAGACGACCCGACTACACGTCGATTCGCGGAAGAAGATCCCGTGCAGTTTCTTCGACAGGCACCAGGAAAGACTCTTGCCATCGACGAGGCTCAACGTGTCCCAGATTTAGCACTCGCGCTCAAGCTTGTCATAGATGAACAGCGAATCCCCGGCGCGTACGCGATCACAGGTTCAGCCGATTTGTTAAGACTCAAAGGAACGGGCGACTCCCTCGCTGGTCGAGCCAGTTCGCTCACCGTGCGACCGCTTAGCCAAGGCGAAATTAGCCAGAGGAGCGATCCGGAAGACTTCATTTCATGGGTTGCGAATGGCTGCGCGGGGAATCTAGATAGCTCCGCTTCCCCAAGTGACATACGAGAGAGAGTAACTGCGGGTGGTTACCCAGAGCCGCTCAAACGGTCAACTTTCCGGGCACGTAGCCGCTGGTTTAGAGACTACGTTGACCAGCTACTTCGGCATGATGTACCGCAGCTTGCTGGCGAAAGCAGTCAAATGTTGCACTCCTTCGAGCCGCTCATTCGACTACTCGCTTCTCAAGGAGAATCTGAATTAGTAGTTGCGCGCTTGGCTGAGCGTCTTGGAATAGTCGGTTCTACGCTGCGCATGTACCTTGACACGCTGGACACGATGTTCCTGACGGAAACCCTGCCTTCATGGGGCCGGGGCTACAGCGGTCGCGTTGTCCGACGCCCCAAACTGTCGCTTGTGGACACCGGTTTAGGAAGCAGTCTCACCGGCTTTACGCCCGAGGCTTCACACCAGGCCGACGGGTTTGAATTCTTCGGCGCACAGCTAGAGGCTTTCGTTTCCTCCGAACTCAAGAAGCAACAGACCTGGTCAGAAACCATTTACCGGCTCTATCACTATAGGCAGAGAAACGATGAGGTAGACATCGTGGTTGAGCTGCAGGACGGGTCGGTCATCCTGATCGAAGTGAAATCTACCTCCCAGGTGCGTCGCGATTCGTGGACCTCCTTGCGGCGCATCAGTGAAAAACTTGGCACCCGTGTTCGCGCCAGCGTCGTTTTATACACGGGCAAAAAGGGCTACTGCATCGACGAATCGCGTTCTCTCTATGTTCTACCAGTGGGACTCTTGTGGGAGCACGCGAGTATACCCACCCCGTTCCCTTCACAGTAA
- a CDS encoding ATP-binding protein, with product MIVGAEWNEGKLKRVLAELRAFGDDTTLVECKTAESGLPEDIGRTLAAFANMPRTGTILFGISQARNFSITGVTHPAQLEKALVSANRNSVDPAPQLEICHVRTASGTVMVVEIQPLLPGEKPALYRGKPYLRQADGNYVMNSNDLKVFALTALSEAERIQSDFEILPGTSIEMLEQPAVEAYLESIRAGRSRLSAIEDKNRILQITNVCDEGGNLRLAGLYALGFLPQATEPALGATAAVRTPGREERGRLQNLVELKGPIPAMLDEGVDWILRNTNTASVYGEDGHMSDSPEFPPRALREIIANALVHRDLGASLGVGKKVEIRITPKMVIIKNPGGLKGVTVEQLESSVLAKAAVNRRLYEIVRNLRTRDGKRVIEGEGGGIAEVISALREARCAAPRFIDNGVEFTVFLPRGPRFNEEEMQWLQTFSENLAPLEEDLLVMLRDFGELSVTQVERTYSELSHAACKRMLGHLEDIGAIRVEGGVISLAETLPVDAPPALPTGLLESLGPNAPAVYKKISAQGSATVRDLSAGTGLSDNQVRYALQSLLKEGLIVMNGRQGARSTTYETV from the coding sequence ATGATTGTGGGTGCGGAATGGAATGAAGGCAAGCTAAAGCGAGTTTTGGCTGAACTGCGCGCATTTGGAGACGACACGACGCTCGTCGAATGCAAAACTGCTGAGAGCGGGCTACCGGAAGACATCGGTAGAACACTTGCCGCTTTCGCAAACATGCCTCGAACGGGGACAATCCTGTTTGGTATTAGCCAGGCGCGAAACTTTTCCATCACCGGCGTGACCCATCCGGCTCAGCTGGAAAAAGCACTTGTTAGTGCTAACAGGAATTCCGTGGATCCTGCGCCCCAATTGGAAATCTGCCATGTTCGTACTGCATCGGGCACAGTAATGGTAGTGGAGATTCAACCCCTTCTACCAGGTGAGAAGCCAGCTCTGTACAGAGGTAAACCGTATCTGCGGCAGGCCGACGGAAACTACGTCATGAATAGCAATGACCTCAAAGTGTTTGCGTTGACTGCGTTATCTGAAGCGGAGAGGATTCAATCAGACTTCGAGATCCTACCCGGCACGAGCATTGAGATGCTTGAACAGCCAGCGGTGGAAGCATACCTCGAATCGATACGCGCTGGCAGATCACGGTTATCAGCAATTGAAGATAAGAACCGTATCCTGCAGATCACCAATGTGTGCGATGAGGGTGGCAATCTGCGCTTAGCAGGTCTTTATGCGCTTGGATTTTTGCCGCAGGCGACGGAGCCAGCGCTCGGAGCGACAGCGGCTGTGAGAACCCCCGGGCGGGAAGAACGGGGACGCCTGCAAAATCTCGTTGAACTCAAGGGGCCGATACCAGCCATGTTGGACGAGGGCGTGGATTGGATACTACGGAATACCAATACCGCGAGTGTATATGGCGAGGATGGGCATATGTCCGATTCGCCGGAGTTTCCTCCACGGGCGCTTCGAGAAATTATTGCGAATGCACTGGTGCATAGAGATTTGGGAGCATCGCTCGGTGTCGGGAAGAAAGTTGAAATCCGGATTACGCCCAAGATGGTCATCATCAAAAACCCAGGCGGACTCAAAGGTGTGACGGTGGAGCAGTTAGAAAGCTCGGTTCTGGCGAAAGCTGCTGTCAATCGTCGGTTGTATGAGATTGTTCGTAACCTGCGGACACGGGATGGGAAGCGGGTAATTGAGGGCGAAGGCGGTGGCATCGCAGAGGTAATTTCTGCACTGCGCGAAGCCCGTTGCGCGGCTCCAAGGTTTATTGATAACGGTGTTGAGTTCACCGTTTTTCTGCCTCGCGGTCCTCGTTTCAATGAGGAGGAGATGCAGTGGCTGCAAACCTTCTCGGAAAACCTTGCGCCATTGGAAGAAGACCTTCTTGTCATGCTGCGCGATTTCGGCGAACTGTCCGTCACTCAGGTTGAGCGAACCTACTCAGAACTTTCCCATGCCGCATGCAAGCGGATGCTTGGGCATTTAGAAGATATCGGCGCAATCAGAGTGGAAGGTGGAGTTATCTCGCTGGCTGAAACACTACCTGTCGACGCCCCTCCTGCATTGCCGACCGGGTTATTGGAGAGTCTCGGGCCTAATGCTCCTGCGGTGTACAAAAAGATTTCCGCGCAGGGAAGTGCCACAGTGAGAGACCTTTCTGCAGGCACAGGGCTATCAGACAACCAGGTGCGCTATGCGCTTCAATCGCTGCTAAAAGAGGGTCTCATCGTCATGAACGGCAGGCAGGGGGCTCGTTCGACTACGTATGAGACAGTGTGA
- a CDS encoding class I SAM-dependent methyltransferase — MLLHTRRRATLRRSLRLLASFKNEQTSPADFYLPLARDTADLVAALHRDAGLSSPSLLVDVGSGPGYFREAFRPTTYISVDPYEDAAVHADGRNLPFATDSIDCTISSNAAEHVANWQQMGDEMVRVTKPGGLIILSYTIWLGPFGGHETGLWQHYLGGAFARDRYTKTHGHPPKNVFGESLFDVSCSDGIRWARSVRDASVLGLFPRYHPQWAWWVTRIPLLREFLTSNLVIVLQKLSS; from the coding sequence ATGCTCCTCCACACCCGCCGCCGCGCCACGCTCCGCCGCTCCCTGCGCCTGCTCGCCTCCTTCAAAAACGAGCAGACCTCCCCCGCGGACTTCTACCTCCCGCTCGCGCGGGACACCGCCGACCTCGTCGCCGCCCTCCACCGCGATGCTGGGCTTTCCTCCCCCTCTTTGCTTGTCGACGTCGGGTCAGGCCCCGGCTACTTCCGCGAGGCCTTCCGTCCCACCACCTACATCTCGGTCGACCCCTACGAGGACGCCGCCGTCCACGCCGACGGCCGCAACCTCCCGTTTGCCACCGACTCGATTGACTGCACCATCAGCTCCAACGCTGCAGAACACGTGGCCAACTGGCAGCAGATGGGCGACGAAATGGTGCGCGTCACCAAGCCCGGCGGCCTCATCATCCTCAGCTACACCATCTGGCTTGGCCCCTTCGGCGGCCACGAAACCGGCCTCTGGCAGCACTACCTCGGCGGCGCCTTCGCCCGCGACCGCTACACCAAAACCCACGGTCACCCACCAAAAAACGTCTTCGGCGAATCGCTTTTCGACGTCTCCTGCTCCGACGGTATCCGCTGGGCACGTTCCGTGCGCGATGCCAGCGTCCTTGGCCTCTTCCCCCGCTACCACCCACAATGGGCCTGGTGGGTCACCCGCATCCCGCTCCTCCGCGAGTTCCTCACCAGCAACCTCGTCATCGTGCTGCAGAAGCTCAGCAGTTAA
- a CDS encoding integrase core domain-containing protein, with protein sequence MSTSMGSGPGDAFATYHRGYLSQTEVWLASLGVVSIAGFAPTTQGKDERSHKTLTAFLDARHPTSLQEVTRFLVDYRHHYNTKRRHQGLVKGRFHLTPQEAWEAFPKAEPPTSPVNPDVLWNKIATYYKDTIADSAGPAGAATPTDPHSTTPASHQDTISTAPPSVSPSLPTIPGQNPWGLPAETTIDNNGVVSVCGTRVYVGMRFKNRRLATNITEDTIAEFYTIHDGELLFSFPLPIRCLKKPTSQININYIQGMWHRQPPTVMKNLEGPRPPRGKSRKKARKFHC encoded by the coding sequence GTGTCCACATCCATGGGGTCGGGTCCTGGGGATGCGTTTGCAACCTACCACCGGGGATACCTCTCCCAGACGGAGGTGTGGCTGGCTTCATTGGGGGTTGTCTCCATTGCTGGTTTTGCACCAACCACCCAGGGCAAAGATGAACGCTCCCACAAGACGCTGACCGCGTTTTTGGATGCCCGACACCCCACCAGCCTTCAGGAAGTCACCAGATTCTTGGTGGACTACCGCCACCACTACAACACCAAACGGCGCCACCAAGGCCTTGTTAAGGGCCGTTTCCATCTGACACCCCAAGAAGCCTGGGAGGCTTTCCCGAAGGCTGAGCCACCGACCAGCCCCGTGAATCCGGATGTGTTGTGGAACAAGATCGCCACCTACTACAAGGACACCATCGCCGATAGTGCGGGACCGGCAGGAGCAGCCACTCCCACCGACCCCCACAGCACCACGCCAGCATCCCACCAGGACACTATAAGCACTGCACCTCCAAGTGTATCGCCCAGTCTTCCTACAATCCCCGGGCAAAACCCGTGGGGATTACCCGCAGAAACCACCATCGACAACAATGGGGTCGTATCTGTGTGTGGCACTCGCGTGTATGTGGGGATGAGGTTTAAAAACCGGCGCCTGGCAACCAACATTACCGAGGACACCATCGCCGAGTTCTACACCATTCACGACGGAGAGTTGCTCTTCTCCTTCCCGTTGCCGATCAGATGCTTGAAAAAGCCCACCAGTCAGATCAACATCAACTATATCCAAGGCATGTGGCACCGACAGCCACCCACAGTGATGAAGAACTTGGAAGGCCCCCGCCCGCCACGAGGTAAAAGTCGAAAGAAAGCCCGCAAATTCCACTGCTAG
- a CDS encoding helix-turn-helix domain-containing protein: MSISLSLRKRIASFDPVRDGKTVRQFCREVGCSRQTYYNIKKRVKERGEAGIITDSTAPHTPHTTFDDDDHRLILETRERLKKFGSDYGPWSIYYALVDENNRLDGPSRSTIARVLSVHGVTEENARKRPRSSLKRFARGAANELWQIDAMIYRLFDLHHTQITIYQVIDDATRLDVGTQAFATHENGTDARTVLDQAMKNYGVPQEILSDNGELTPFVWTP; encoded by the coding sequence ATGAGTATTTCACTTTCTTTGCGTAAGCGGATCGCGTCTTTCGATCCGGTTCGCGATGGTAAAACTGTCCGCCAGTTTTGTCGGGAGGTTGGTTGTTCCCGGCAGACCTACTACAACATCAAGAAACGGGTGAAGGAGCGTGGGGAGGCTGGGATTATCACTGACTCCACGGCTCCTCACACTCCGCACACTACATTCGATGATGATGACCATAGGCTCATCCTTGAGACTCGTGAACGGTTGAAGAAGTTTGGGTCTGACTATGGTCCTTGGTCGATCTACTACGCGTTGGTGGATGAGAATAACAGGTTGGATGGGCCGTCGCGGTCTACGATTGCCCGGGTTTTGAGTGTGCATGGGGTGACAGAAGAAAACGCGAGGAAACGGCCACGTTCCTCGCTTAAAAGGTTTGCTCGGGGTGCGGCCAATGAGTTGTGGCAAATCGATGCGATGATCTACCGCCTGTTTGATTTGCACCATACACAAATAACGATCTACCAGGTTATTGATGATGCCACCAGGTTGGACGTGGGGACACAAGCCTTCGCCACCCATGAAAACGGCACAGATGCCAGAACAGTGCTGGACCAAGCGATGAAGAACTACGGCGTGCCGCAAGAGATCCTGAGTGATAATGGGGAGCTGACCCCGTTTGTGTGGACACCCTGA
- a CDS encoding type II toxin-antitoxin system RelB/DinJ family antitoxin has translation MPASTLTIRLNQDLKDQAAEVAESYGLDLSTVVRAFFTEMVHTNSIPLSLDYRQPNAESEAALLETKRMIAAGSGSTFTSGREMIEAALSQGED, from the coding sequence ATGCCTGCAAGCACTCTTACCATTCGACTCAACCAGGATCTCAAGGACCAAGCAGCCGAAGTAGCCGAATCGTACGGCCTAGACCTATCCACGGTCGTACGCGCGTTTTTCACAGAGATGGTGCACACCAACTCGATTCCGCTCTCGCTGGACTACCGGCAGCCGAACGCGGAAAGCGAAGCGGCTCTCCTCGAAACGAAGCGAATGATTGCCGCTGGCAGCGGCTCGACGTTTACAAGCGGCCGAGAAATGATCGAAGCCGCGCTGTCGCAGGGTGAAGACTGA
- a CDS encoding MFS transporter — MMLRKNVRGQKWIALGVLAAGLSLIVLDGTIVGVALPRIIESLGLTLTDAQWVTSLYSVVFAAFLLSFGKLGDIYGRRRIFLTGVAIFILGSLLAACAGTARLLIAARAVQGLGGSMVLPTTLSIVNATFRGKDRAIAFGVWGAVMAGMAAVGPLLGGWLTTAFTWRYIFLVNIPLGLIIIALGVLFVPTSKAGGDMPRDLLGFVLSAAGSGAVVYGLIEDSARLAVLVGVVLLAIFAWWESRRADTALLDMRLFRLPTFAWGNLTAGAVATGEFAMIFILPLYLVNVRELTIMQAGWVLAAMAIGALVAGGSARHLAAALGAARAVILGLSLEVAGVAAAVVVVHGERATGWLTLALVVYGIGLGIASAQLTSLVLADVSPSQSGIGSATQSTVRQFGSALGAAVAGAVLAARLNATLPPSIAGPVASSAGGAIHAFPGADSIATAFAHAASTSILVALVFLVLGLIGSVRVWQVSKRHQRSRESVAVG; from the coding sequence ATGATGTTACGTAAAAATGTGCGCGGGCAGAAGTGGATCGCCCTCGGCGTCCTCGCCGCCGGACTGAGCCTCATCGTCCTCGACGGCACCATCGTCGGCGTCGCCCTTCCCCGCATCATCGAATCCCTCGGCCTCACACTTACCGACGCCCAGTGGGTCACCAGCCTCTACTCCGTCGTCTTCGCCGCCTTCCTCCTCTCCTTCGGCAAGCTGGGCGATATCTACGGCCGCCGCCGCATCTTCCTCACCGGCGTCGCCATCTTCATCCTCGGCAGCCTGCTTGCAGCGTGTGCCGGAACGGCACGCCTCCTCATCGCCGCCCGCGCCGTCCAAGGCCTCGGCGGCTCGATGGTCCTGCCCACGACGCTGTCCATCGTCAACGCCACCTTCCGCGGGAAGGACCGCGCCATTGCCTTCGGTGTCTGGGGCGCGGTCATGGCGGGCATGGCCGCCGTCGGCCCGCTCCTCGGCGGCTGGCTGACCACCGCGTTTACGTGGCGCTACATCTTCCTCGTCAACATCCCCCTGGGGCTCATCATCATCGCCCTCGGTGTCCTCTTCGTTCCCACGTCAAAGGCCGGTGGCGACATGCCCCGTGACCTCCTCGGCTTCGTCCTCAGCGCCGCAGGTTCTGGCGCGGTCGTCTACGGGCTCATCGAGGATTCCGCGCGCCTTGCCGTCCTCGTCGGCGTCGTCCTCCTCGCCATCTTCGCCTGGTGGGAGTCCCGCCGCGCCGACACCGCGCTCCTCGACATGCGCCTTTTCCGCCTCCCCACCTTCGCCTGGGGAAACCTCACCGCCGGCGCCGTCGCCACCGGCGAGTTCGCGATGATCTTCATCCTCCCGCTCTACCTCGTCAACGTCCGGGAGCTCACGATCATGCAGGCAGGCTGGGTGCTCGCTGCCATGGCCATCGGTGCGCTCGTCGCCGGCGGTTCCGCCCGCCACCTCGCAGCCGCCCTCGGTGCCGCCCGCGCGGTCATCCTCGGCCTCTCTCTCGAAGTCGCAGGTGTCGCTGCCGCCGTCGTGGTCGTCCACGGCGAGCGCGCCACCGGCTGGCTCACCCTCGCGCTGGTGGTCTACGGCATCGGTCTCGGGATCGCTTCCGCCCAGCTCACCTCCCTCGTGCTTGCCGACGTCTCCCCCTCCCAATCCGGCATCGGTTCCGCAACCCAGTCCACCGTCCGCCAATTCGGCTCCGCCCTCGGGGCCGCCGTCGCCGGTGCGGTCCTCGCCGCCCGCCTGAACGCCACGCTTCCCCCGAGCATCGCCGGTCCCGTCGCCTCCTCCGCCGGGGGCGCGATCCACGCATTCCCGGGTGCCGATTCCATCGCCACTGCCTTCGCCCACGCCGCCTCCACGTCGATCCTCGTCGCCCTCGTCTTCCTCGTACTGGGGCTTATTGGATCCGTCCGGGTGTGGCAGGTCTCGAAGCGTCACCAACGTTCTCGAGAGAGTGTAGCGGTGGGGTAG
- a CDS encoding TetR/AcrR family transcriptional regulator, giving the protein MPKINAPTVAEHRAGVLDKLITAAEETLRTDGIAGLTAKVVCERAGIARNGLYRYVSSVDELPGLVIGRYLPQWNEAITTAVAEHSSPRERLLAWVSASLEQAATTGHGWLMNLPVTPHTSDAVDQAHGELMGTVRTEWEALCPSHADGLTSATIALVSNGFTQLERGVPATEVEAVIRGSVEAMVEAFGA; this is encoded by the coding sequence ATGCCGAAGATCAACGCACCTACCGTCGCCGAACACCGGGCGGGCGTTCTGGACAAACTCATCACCGCCGCCGAGGAAACGCTGCGCACTGATGGAATTGCCGGACTGACCGCCAAGGTGGTGTGCGAACGCGCAGGGATCGCGCGCAACGGGCTGTACCGGTACGTCTCCTCCGTGGACGAACTGCCCGGCCTGGTCATCGGGCGCTACCTGCCGCAGTGGAACGAGGCGATCACGACGGCGGTGGCTGAACACTCCTCGCCCCGCGAGAGGCTGCTCGCCTGGGTGAGCGCATCGCTCGAGCAGGCCGCAACGACCGGGCACGGGTGGCTTATGAACTTGCCGGTAACTCCCCACACCAGCGATGCTGTGGACCAGGCGCACGGGGAACTCATGGGGACGGTGCGCACAGAGTGGGAGGCGCTGTGCCCTTCGCACGCTGACGGGTTGACGTCTGCGACGATCGCCCTGGTGAGCAACGGATTCACGCAGCTGGAGCGCGGCGTCCCCGCTACCGAGGTGGAGGCCGTCATCCGGGGCAGCGTGGAGGCCATGGTGGAGGCGTTCGGCGCGTAG